One Kineococcus radiotolerans SRS30216 = ATCC BAA-149 DNA window includes the following coding sequences:
- a CDS encoding sensor histidine kinase — MDTPSSPGRIQRQLRGFRFLVDGLATGAAACLLLLVSLACVVLVLPLPLLPRAARAARSLTALERGRIARHLGVRIPQPPPVPATARAVLTDPAVRRDAAFLLLHAVVGTLSGVVAVSSPIGAVQNVVLALLWPFIPGAETTLATPVQSWPQAGFALLLAAGYAALGPLVVPPLSRWYPRVGASLLAPPRTLLVQRLAEVTATRSAALDAHATELRRIERDLHDGIQNRMVAVVVHLGMAERALRRDPAAALPIVQTAHAAADQALADLRAVVRSIYPPVLADRGLAQAVSGLAAHSAVPCAVQTGALPLLPAAVQAAAYAAVAEGLTNVARHSGARRADVRLEVTGGRLVVEVSDDGAGGARETGGSGVSGIRRRVEALDGAVHLHSPPGGPTVLRVTIPVEG; from the coding sequence GTGGACACCCCCTCCTCGCCGGGACGGATCCAGCGGCAGCTGCGCGGCTTCCGCTTCCTCGTCGACGGCCTGGCCACCGGTGCGGCCGCCTGCCTCCTCCTGCTCGTGTCCCTGGCGTGCGTCGTGCTCGTGCTCCCCCTGCCGCTGCTGCCCCGCGCGGCGCGGGCGGCGCGCTCTCTCACCGCGCTCGAGCGCGGCCGGATCGCCCGCCACCTCGGGGTGCGGATCCCGCAACCACCCCCGGTCCCGGCGACGGCCCGGGCGGTCCTGACGGACCCGGCCGTGCGCCGCGACGCCGCGTTCCTGCTGCTGCACGCCGTCGTCGGCACGCTGTCCGGGGTCGTGGCCGTCAGCTCCCCGATCGGCGCCGTGCAGAACGTGGTGCTGGCCCTGCTGTGGCCGTTCATCCCCGGCGCGGAGACGACGCTGGCCACACCCGTGCAGAGCTGGCCGCAGGCGGGGTTCGCGCTGCTGCTGGCCGCGGGTTACGCCGCGCTCGGCCCCCTCGTGGTGCCGCCGCTGTCGCGGTGGTACCCGCGCGTCGGCGCCTCGCTGCTGGCCCCGCCGCGCACGCTGCTGGTGCAGCGGCTGGCCGAGGTGACGGCGACCCGGTCCGCGGCCCTGGACGCGCACGCCACCGAGCTGCGCCGCATCGAGCGCGACCTGCACGACGGCATCCAGAACCGCATGGTCGCGGTGGTGGTGCACCTGGGCATGGCCGAACGCGCCCTGCGCCGCGACCCGGCCGCGGCGCTGCCGATCGTGCAGACCGCGCACGCCGCCGCCGATCAGGCGCTGGCGGACCTGCGGGCGGTGGTGCGCAGCATCTACCCGCCGGTCCTGGCCGATCGCGGTCTGGCGCAGGCGGTGTCGGGGCTGGCGGCGCACAGCGCCGTCCCGTGCGCCGTCCAGACCGGGGCACTGCCCCTCCTGCCCGCCGCGGTGCAGGCCGCGGCCTACGCCGCGGTCGCCGAGGGGCTCACCAACGTCGCCCGGCACAGCGGGGCCCGTCGCGCGGACGTGCGGCTGGAGGTGACCGGCGGCCGGCTCGTCGTCGAGGTCAGCGACGACGGCGCCGGTGGCGCCCGGGAGACCGGCGGGAGCGGGGTGAGCGGGATCCGGCGCCGCGTGGAGGCGCTGGACGGCGCCGTGCACCTGCACAGCCCCCCGGGTGGGCCGACGGTGCTGCGGGTGACCATCCCCGTCGAGGGTTGA
- a CDS encoding response regulator transcription factor has translation MRIVIGEDDALLREGLGSLLRAEGLDVLATAADAEGLLAAVDEHRPDVAIVDVRMPPTHTDEGIRAAVEARRRQPELAVLVLSAHVEQAFATELLTGGARKVGYLLKERVGHVEEFLEALHRVAAGGTAVDPDVVAQLLTATRPDTGLERLSARERKVLELMAEGLGNTAIAGRLVVTEGAVHKHIRSIFAKLDLAPSDEADRRVSAVLRYLRATDTR, from the coding sequence GTGCGGATCGTGATCGGCGAGGACGACGCCCTGCTGCGCGAGGGACTGGGCTCGCTGCTGCGCGCCGAGGGCCTGGACGTGCTCGCCACCGCCGCCGACGCCGAGGGTCTGCTCGCCGCCGTCGACGAGCACCGGCCCGACGTGGCGATCGTCGACGTGCGGATGCCCCCCACGCACACCGACGAGGGGATCCGCGCCGCGGTGGAGGCACGACGACGTCAACCGGAGCTGGCCGTGCTGGTGCTGTCGGCCCACGTCGAACAGGCCTTCGCCACCGAACTGCTCACCGGCGGCGCCCGCAAGGTGGGTTACCTGCTCAAGGAGCGCGTCGGGCACGTGGAGGAGTTCCTCGAGGCCCTGCACCGGGTCGCCGCCGGCGGGACCGCGGTCGACCCGGACGTCGTCGCGCAACTGCTGACCGCGACCCGCCCCGACACCGGCCTGGAGCGGCTGTCCGCCCGGGAGCGGAAGGTGCTGGAGCTGATGGCCGAGGGCCTGGGGAACACCGCGATCGCCGGCCGGCTCGTCGTCACCGAGGGCGCGGTGCACAAGCACATCCGCAGCATCTTCGCCAAGCTCGACCTCGCGCCGAGCGACGAGGCGGACCGGCGGGTCTCCGCCGTCCTGCGCTACCTGCGGGCCACCGACACCCGGTGA
- a CDS encoding DUF2382 domain-containing protein, which translates to MARDFTPESLVGATVTGTDGDRIGKVDEVFLDNRSGQPEWVSVKTGLFGSNVSLLPLAQASLAGDTVTVPFDKATVKDAPHHDPGRELSAADEDDLYRYYGVSGTSSETSTGTRVDLADDSATTGTTTTTTTTTGTTTGTTTGTTTGTTTGTTSATTRGGAGHDTSGPDTDDAMTRSKEELHVGTASRIAGRARLRKYITSETVSREVPVTHEEVTLTREPITEANRDAALSGGDLTEEEHEVVLTEEHAVAAKQTVPVERVQVGKKVVEGTETVHAQVHEEHIDLDSDAPAADLGDQRR; encoded by the coding sequence ATGGCTCGCGACTTCACCCCCGAAAGCCTCGTCGGCGCCACCGTCACCGGCACCGACGGCGACAGGATCGGCAAGGTCGACGAGGTCTTCCTGGACAACCGGAGCGGGCAGCCGGAGTGGGTGTCGGTCAAGACCGGCCTGTTCGGCTCCAACGTCTCCCTCCTGCCCCTGGCCCAGGCCAGCCTGGCCGGGGACACCGTGACCGTGCCCTTCGACAAGGCCACGGTGAAGGACGCCCCGCACCACGACCCGGGTCGTGAGCTCAGCGCCGCCGACGAGGACGACCTGTACCGCTACTACGGGGTGAGCGGCACGTCGTCCGAGACCTCGACGGGAACCCGCGTCGACCTCGCCGACGACAGCGCGACGACCGGCACCACCACGACCACCACCACCACGACCGGCACGACGACCGGCACGACGACCGGCACGACGACCGGCACGACGACCGGCACGACGAGCGCCACCACGAGAGGCGGCGCGGGCCACGACACCTCCGGGCCCGACACCGACGACGCGATGACCCGGTCCAAGGAGGAGCTCCACGTGGGCACCGCGTCCCGCATCGCCGGCCGCGCGCGCCTGCGGAAGTACATCACCAGCGAGACCGTGTCCCGCGAGGTCCCCGTGACCCACGAGGAGGTGACCCTGACGCGCGAGCCCATCACCGAGGCCAACCGCGACGCGGCCCTCTCGGGTGGGGACCTGACCGAGGAGGAGCACGAGGTCGTGCTCACCGAGGAGCACGCGGTGGCGGCGAAGCAGACCGTCCCGGTCGAGCGCGTCCAGGTCGGCAAGAAGGTCGTCGAGGGTACCGAGACCGTCCACGCCCAGGTCCACGAGGAGCACATCGACCTCGATTCCGACGCCCCCGCAGCGGATCTGGGCGACCAGCGCCGCTGA
- a CDS encoding TetR/AcrR family transcriptional regulator, giving the protein MEQPEPSLRRQRVAERRAAIRTTALHLFERHGFARVTVEEIARQAGVSHQTVFRHFATKEDLVLSLADTANDRFVERVAELGASAPVFQTLATALTDALTETLGQADGTQIRIVQEQVAAVDSIRARAVLREGERQAELVELLVAREDFGPARRDEAVLVVAVFGAASVVAQQRWRAAGARTDDLAQAYVDVLTELPVVLRRAMPGPVRPWGPPRP; this is encoded by the coding sequence GTGGAACAGCCCGAACCGTCCCTCCGCCGGCAGCGGGTGGCCGAGCGGCGCGCCGCCATCCGGACCACCGCTCTGCACCTCTTCGAGCGCCACGGCTTCGCCCGGGTGACCGTGGAGGAGATCGCCCGGCAGGCGGGGGTCTCGCACCAGACGGTGTTCCGCCACTTCGCCACCAAGGAGGACCTGGTCCTCTCCCTGGCCGACACCGCGAACGACCGGTTCGTCGAACGCGTCGCCGAGCTCGGCGCGAGCGCCCCGGTGTTCCAGACCCTCGCGACGGCGCTCACCGACGCGTTGACCGAGACGCTCGGCCAGGCCGACGGCACGCAGATCCGCATCGTGCAGGAGCAGGTGGCGGCCGTGGACTCGATCCGCGCCCGCGCCGTCCTGCGCGAGGGCGAACGGCAGGCCGAACTGGTCGAGCTCCTCGTCGCCCGGGAGGACTTCGGGCCCGCCCGCCGCGACGAGGCGGTGCTCGTCGTGGCGGTCTTCGGCGCCGCCTCCGTCGTCGCCCAGCAGCGCTGGCGCGCCGCCGGTGCGCGCACCGACGACCTCGCGCAGGCCTACGTCGACGTGCTGACCGAGCTGCCCGTGGTGCTGCGCCGGGCCATGCCGGGTCCCGTCCGCCCGTGGGGCCCGCCCCGGCCCTGA
- a CDS encoding nucleotidyltransferase family protein produces MLSDAYLRTLARELVGVAGVEAVALGGSRARGDHTPASDVDLGLYYRPPLDVAALGALARRVAGDEARVTPVGQWGPWVDGGGWLTIDGTAVDWIYRDLDRVQRSWQEARGGRFAWHFQVGHPLGFPSFAYAGEAALAVVLADTTGELTALHVAAGTYPAPLRDAVVDALAEAEFIVGGARKAAPRGDGAYVAGCLFRAVMLCAHALHARAGRWVVNEKGLVAATGRLPGAPEAFGEEVDSIFAAVGGGPGGLTIALDAAGRLVEQTRRCCSGG; encoded by the coding sequence GTGCTCAGCGATGCGTACCTGCGGACGCTGGCCCGGGAGCTGGTGGGGGTGGCCGGCGTCGAGGCCGTCGCGCTCGGCGGCAGCCGGGCCCGGGGTGATCACACCCCGGCCTCCGACGTCGACCTCGGGCTGTACTACCGCCCGCCGCTGGACGTGGCCGCGCTGGGCGCCCTGGCCCGCCGGGTCGCCGGCGACGAGGCGCGGGTGACGCCGGTCGGGCAGTGGGGGCCGTGGGTCGACGGCGGCGGCTGGTTGACCATCGACGGCACGGCCGTGGACTGGATCTACCGGGACCTGGACCGCGTCCAGCGCAGTTGGCAGGAGGCGCGCGGGGGCAGGTTCGCCTGGCACTTCCAGGTCGGGCACCCGCTGGGTTTCCCGAGTTTCGCCTACGCCGGGGAAGCGGCCCTGGCCGTCGTCCTGGCCGACACCACCGGGGAGTTGACCGCCCTGCACGTGGCTGCCGGCACCTACCCCGCACCGCTGCGCGACGCGGTCGTCGACGCGCTCGCGGAAGCGGAGTTCATCGTCGGAGGTGCCCGCAAGGCCGCACCGCGCGGCGACGGCGCCTACGTGGCCGGTTGCCTGTTCCGCGCGGTCATGCTGTGCGCCCACGCCCTGCACGCCCGCGCCGGACGCTGGGTGGTGAACGAGAAGGGCCTGGTCGCGGCCACCGGGCGACTGCCGGGAGCGCCCGAGGCGTTCGGTGAGGAGGTCGACTCGATCTTCGCGGCCGTCGGCGGTGGGCCGGGCGGGCTCACGATCGCGCTGGACGCCGCCGGACGGCTCGTCGAGCAGACCCGGCGCTGCTGCTCGGGTGGCTGA
- a CDS encoding SpoIIE family protein phosphatase: protein MATGASMQPGSFTPGYGAVDLTTCEREPIHIPGAIQPHGVLLAVERGDHRVVVASANAAGFFGRPLPEVLSSSLADLLGADLTERVRGADLLDNLDEVLHARLPGPGGSAGADAVEADVVLHVSGERLVVEIEPSPPHTAPVSYRATRGAIARLAGTRGIEGLCERLVREVRVLTGFDRVMAYRFDAQWNGEVIAEDRREDLDTFLGLHYPASDIPAQARRLYTLNWMRLIADVDYVPSPLHPLLDPGTGAPLDLSHSVLRSVSPIHVEYLKNMGVGASMSISLIVEGRLWGLVACHHYSGAHRPGYDAQSAAEFLSQTASQLIGERARSQERDGALAAQELLSDITAAVSASGREPLTTLIEEPRLLQLLDAGGAALWTGHELLTSGQVPPSAQLRRIAALLARADGAPTFTDHLPTLDPGLAEVAQTAAGALRVGIDGTGWLLWLRPERPRLLDWSGDPHHAEITRVEGLEVRISPRKSFEKWSEVVRGRSTTWRSWHAATADRLRTQVTGIMLGRSRGQIAIAESLQRAVVLDEAPHVPGVEVLARYRPAEGSQLGGDWWDVLPLEAGRVAIVVGDVAGHGVHAAAAMAQLRTALRAYLLEGHSPASALDRLDTLVSTLLGNHTATALIAVVHPAGDHADGGGVDPGRDPGPRVDDGAATIELASAGHLPPLLVDAAGTSVVHVPSRPMLGLGFGPTAGLVSESVRAPLPPGAVLLMYTDGLVERRDAGLEETTGVLAETATRAAADLLPRSRGGMAAVADRLLTAVPGDAGDDTTLVLVRPAHPAAEPAARTEG, encoded by the coding sequence ATGGCCACGGGTGCGTCGATGCAGCCGGGGTCGTTCACCCCCGGGTACGGGGCGGTCGACCTGACCACGTGCGAACGGGAGCCGATCCACATCCCCGGCGCGATCCAGCCGCACGGGGTGCTGCTGGCCGTGGAGCGGGGCGACCACCGGGTGGTGGTGGCCTCCGCGAACGCCGCGGGGTTCTTCGGGCGACCGCTGCCGGAGGTCCTGAGCAGTTCCCTGGCCGACCTGCTCGGTGCCGACCTCACCGAGCGGGTGCGGGGCGCCGACCTGCTGGACAACCTGGACGAGGTCCTGCACGCGCGCCTGCCGGGGCCCGGGGGTTCGGCCGGCGCCGACGCGGTGGAAGCCGACGTGGTGCTGCACGTCTCCGGTGAGCGGCTCGTGGTGGAGATCGAACCCTCCCCGCCGCACACGGCTCCGGTGAGCTACCGCGCCACCCGCGGCGCCATCGCCCGCCTGGCGGGAACCCGCGGGATCGAGGGGTTGTGCGAGCGCCTGGTGCGCGAGGTCCGGGTCCTGACCGGTTTCGACCGGGTGATGGCCTACCGCTTCGACGCGCAGTGGAACGGCGAGGTCATCGCCGAGGACCGCCGCGAGGACCTCGACACCTTCCTGGGCCTGCACTACCCCGCCTCCGACATCCCCGCCCAGGCGCGCCGGCTGTACACGCTGAACTGGATGCGGCTGATCGCCGACGTCGACTACGTCCCCTCCCCCCTGCACCCCCTCCTCGACCCCGGCACCGGCGCGCCGCTGGACCTGTCGCACTCGGTGCTGCGCAGCGTCTCGCCCATCCACGTCGAGTACCTGAAGAACATGGGCGTGGGGGCGTCCATGTCCATCTCCCTCATCGTCGAGGGACGCCTGTGGGGGCTGGTCGCCTGCCACCACTACTCCGGCGCCCACCGGCCGGGCTACGACGCCCAGTCGGCGGCGGAGTTCCTGAGCCAGACCGCCTCCCAGCTCATCGGGGAACGGGCCCGCTCCCAGGAGCGCGACGGGGCCCTAGCCGCGCAGGAACTCCTCTCCGACATCACCGCCGCCGTCTCAGCCAGCGGCCGCGAACCGCTGACCACCCTCATCGAGGAACCCCGCCTGCTGCAGCTGCTCGACGCCGGGGGCGCGGCGCTGTGGACGGGGCACGAACTGCTCACCAGCGGGCAGGTGCCGCCGTCGGCGCAGTTGCGCCGCATCGCCGCGCTGCTGGCCCGCGCCGACGGCGCTCCCACCTTCACCGACCACCTGCCCACCCTGGACCCGGGCCTGGCGGAGGTCGCCCAGACCGCGGCCGGGGCGCTGCGGGTGGGGATCGACGGCACCGGGTGGCTGCTGTGGCTGCGTCCGGAACGGCCCCGCCTCCTGGACTGGAGCGGGGATCCGCACCACGCCGAGATCACCCGGGTCGAGGGCCTGGAGGTGCGCATCAGCCCCCGCAAGAGCTTCGAGAAGTGGAGCGAGGTCGTGCGCGGTCGCAGCACCACCTGGCGTTCGTGGCACGCCGCCACCGCGGACCGGCTCCGCACCCAGGTCACCGGGATCATGCTGGGGCGCTCCCGCGGCCAGATCGCCATCGCCGAGTCCCTGCAGCGGGCCGTCGTGCTCGACGAGGCACCGCACGTGCCCGGCGTGGAGGTCCTGGCCCGCTACCGCCCCGCCGAGGGCAGCCAGCTCGGCGGGGACTGGTGGGACGTGCTGCCGCTGGAGGCGGGGCGGGTGGCCATCGTCGTCGGTGACGTGGCCGGGCACGGCGTGCACGCGGCGGCCGCGATGGCGCAGCTGCGCACGGCGCTGCGCGCCTACCTGCTGGAGGGGCACTCCCCCGCCTCCGCGCTGGACCGGCTCGACACCCTGGTGAGCACCCTGCTGGGCAACCACACCGCCACCGCCCTCATCGCCGTGGTCCACCCCGCCGGCGACCACGCCGACGGCGGCGGCGTCGATCCCGGCCGCGATCCCGGTCCCCGCGTCGACGACGGGGCGGCGACGATCGAACTGGCCAGCGCCGGGCACCTCCCGCCCCTGCTCGTCGACGCCGCCGGCACCAGCGTCGTCCACGTGCCGTCGCGTCCGATGCTCGGCCTGGGTTTCGGCCCCACCGCCGGTCTGGTCAGCGAGAGCGTCCGGGCTCCCCTGCCGCCGGGCGCGGTGCTGCTGATGTACACCGACGGCCTGGTGGAACGACGCGACGCCGGTCTGGAGGAGACCACCGGCGTGCTCGCGGAGACGGCCACCCGCGCGGCCGCGGACCTGCTCCCCCGGTCCCGAGGGGGGATGGCGGCGGTGGCGGACCGGCTGCTGACCGCCGTGCCCGGTGACGCCGGCGACGACACCACCCTGGTCCTCGTCCGGCCGGCGCACCCCGCCGCGGAGCCGGCGGCCCGCACCGAGGGGTGA
- a CDS encoding biliverdin-producing heme oxygenase, producing the protein MDGNDVRRGAGPGGPGALERVRAATAAAHERLDAGLDVLQRPWTLDVHRQWLSLTWGLLAPLERGLAAWAAADPGALDVRERARADLARADLRELGVDDAELAALAECPDVPVPTTRAAALGVCYVLDGSTLGGRLIARAAVAAGVPPRACTSLTGREGSGRRWKDTTAALNAVDDDAVDEISDVATATFTAYERWLAPLSARRTPPAGSAGFPAAKPT; encoded by the coding sequence GTGGACGGGAACGACGTGCGGCGGGGAGCGGGACCGGGCGGCCCGGGCGCGCTGGAGCGGGTGCGGGCCGCCACGGCGGCTGCCCACGAGCGCCTCGACGCCGGCCTGGACGTCCTGCAGCGCCCCTGGACCCTCGACGTGCACCGGCAGTGGCTGTCGCTGACGTGGGGGCTGCTCGCGCCGCTGGAACGCGGGCTGGCCGCCTGGGCCGCCGCCGACCCCGGTGCGCTGGACGTGCGCGAGCGCGCCCGCGCCGACCTCGCCCGGGCGGACCTGCGCGAACTGGGCGTCGACGACGCCGAGCTCGCCGCCCTGGCCGAGTGCCCCGACGTGCCGGTCCCCACGACCCGCGCCGCGGCCCTGGGCGTCTGCTACGTCCTCGACGGGTCCACCCTCGGCGGCCGGCTCATCGCCCGGGCGGCGGTGGCCGCCGGGGTACCGCCGCGGGCGTGCACCTCGCTGACCGGGCGCGAAGGGTCCGGGCGGCGGTGGAAGGACACCACGGCCGCGCTGAACGCCGTCGACGACGACGCCGTCGACGAGATCTCCGACGTCGCCACCGCGACGTTCACCGCCTACGAGCGGTGGCTGGCGCCCCTGAGCGCACGGCGAACTCCCCCCGCGGGGAGCGCCGGGTTCCCCGCCGCGAAACCCACCTGA
- a CDS encoding phosphotransferase — protein sequence MGERDAEERMAGGRNDGATRAGSTVRRRTGEHTAGVHALLRHLRAVGFTRAPEVLGIDEQGREVLTHLDGETVGDRRPWPAWAHGEAALVAAGEWMRDFHRASRSFTPPPDAHWFGDHDELRAGEVVGHHDAAPYNAVWRPAPTASGPEDGHLVGFVDWDLAGPAEPLRDLAFLALTWVPLTAPDIARGDGFAPGTDRPRRLRLLLDAYGWRGSTEEVLRAVRERALQHADGLERAAAEGYGPAVDLVAEGVAEDFRRAVTTLEADTPWLLGARGEE from the coding sequence GTGGGTGAACGGGACGCGGAAGAGCGCATGGCCGGCGGCCGCAACGACGGCGCCACCCGAGCCGGGTCCACGGTGCGCCGGCGCACCGGGGAGCACACCGCGGGCGTCCACGCCCTGCTGCGCCACCTGCGCGCCGTCGGCTTCACCCGCGCCCCCGAGGTGCTCGGGATCGACGAGCAGGGCCGCGAGGTGCTCACCCACCTCGACGGCGAGACCGTCGGGGACCGCCGGCCCTGGCCCGCGTGGGCGCACGGCGAGGCGGCGCTGGTCGCGGCCGGGGAGTGGATGCGCGACTTCCACCGGGCCTCGCGCTCCTTTACCCCACCCCCGGACGCGCACTGGTTCGGCGACCACGACGAGCTGCGGGCCGGGGAGGTCGTCGGCCACCACGACGCCGCCCCCTACAACGCCGTCTGGCGCCCGGCCCCCACGGCCTCCGGCCCCGAGGACGGGCACCTCGTGGGCTTCGTCGACTGGGACCTGGCCGGGCCCGCCGAGCCGTTGCGGGACCTGGCGTTCCTGGCGCTGACCTGGGTGCCGCTGACCGCCCCCGACATCGCCCGCGGCGACGGCTTCGCCCCCGGCACCGACCGCCCGCGCCGCCTGCGCCTGCTGCTGGACGCCTACGGCTGGCGGGGCAGCACGGAGGAGGTGCTGCGGGCCGTCCGCGAGCGCGCCCTGCAGCACGCCGACGGCCTCGAGCGGGCGGCCGCCGAGGGGTACGGCCCCGCCGTGGACCTGGTCGCCGAGGGGGTGGCCGAGGACTTCCGGCGGGCCGTGACGACCCTGGAGGCGGACACCCCGTGGCTGCTGGGCGCTCGGGGCGAGGAGTAG
- a CDS encoding EAL domain-containing protein has protein sequence MPAAPLHLREAERLASLRSYQVLDTAADAALDALTAAAARALDAPAAVICLLDRDRLWFKSVVGLSALVGYEHHQVPRELSFAGHVVPGQVLVVPDATADPRFAGLPMVTGPEHLRAYAGAPVVGRDGLLLGALGVLDRSPREFDADAVQLLLDLAPTVAEVLELRRTDAAAGLSGREVLTESRRLRAGIEAGELVVHYQPVVDLTTGRRVGVEALVRWDHPDRGLLPPDAFMPLAEASGLVVPLGRRVLVQACAQVARWRREVPGAGDLRVAVNVSGRQLSEPDVHEVVAEALTLSGLPPQALLVELTETCLAGPGVEVDITLQRIRSLGVHLSLDDFGTGYASFAYLQRFQPDTVKIDRCFVAALGRSERDDLLTRSLVELALRLGCDVVAEGVERREQAVALTRLGVRHAQGLLFSAARSGGDLYEPVPPALT, from the coding sequence GTGCCGGCAGCGCCGCTGCACCTGCGCGAGGCGGAGCGGTTGGCCTCCCTGCGCAGCTACCAGGTCCTGGACACCGCCGCTGACGCGGCGCTGGACGCGCTCACCGCGGCCGCAGCGCGGGCGCTGGACGCCCCGGCCGCGGTGATCTGCCTGCTGGACCGGGATCGGCTGTGGTTCAAGTCCGTGGTGGGCTTGAGCGCCCTCGTCGGCTACGAGCACCACCAGGTCCCGCGGGAGCTGTCCTTCGCCGGCCACGTGGTCCCCGGGCAGGTGCTGGTGGTGCCCGACGCCACCGCCGACCCCCGCTTCGCCGGACTGCCGATGGTCACCGGTCCGGAGCACCTGCGCGCCTACGCCGGCGCCCCGGTCGTCGGCCGCGACGGGCTGCTGCTGGGCGCGCTGGGCGTCCTCGACCGCTCCCCGCGCGAGTTCGACGCCGACGCGGTGCAGCTCCTGCTCGACCTGGCGCCCACGGTGGCCGAGGTGCTGGAGCTGCGCCGCACCGACGCCGCCGCCGGGTTGAGCGGCCGCGAGGTGCTCACCGAGAGCCGCCGGCTCCGCGCGGGCATCGAGGCGGGGGAACTGGTGGTGCACTACCAACCGGTCGTGGACCTGACCACGGGACGCCGGGTCGGGGTCGAGGCGCTGGTCCGCTGGGACCACCCCGACCGCGGGTTGCTGCCGCCGGACGCGTTCATGCCGCTGGCCGAGGCCAGCGGCCTGGTCGTGCCGCTGGGCCGGCGGGTGCTCGTCCAGGCGTGCGCGCAGGTGGCCCGCTGGCGCCGGGAGGTCCCCGGGGCCGGGGACCTCCGGGTGGCCGTCAACGTCTCGGGTCGTCAGCTGAGCGAACCGGACGTGCACGAGGTCGTCGCCGAGGCGCTCACCCTCAGCGGTCTGCCGCCGCAGGCCCTGCTCGTGGAACTCACCGAGACGTGCCTGGCGGGGCCGGGGGTGGAGGTGGACATCACCCTGCAGCGCATCCGCTCGCTGGGGGTCCACCTGTCCCTGGACGACTTCGGCACCGGCTACGCCAGCTTCGCCTACCTGCAGCGGTTCCAGCCCGACACGGTCAAGATCGACCGCTGCTTCGTGGCGGCGCTGGGCCGCTCCGAACGCGACGACCTGCTGACGCGTTCGCTGGTCGAGCTGGCCCTGCGGCTGGGCTGCGACGTCGTGGCCGAGGGCGTCGAGCGCCGGGAGCAGGCCGTCGCCCTGACCCGCCTCGGGGTCCGCCACGCCCAGGGGCTCCTGTTCTCCGCAGCCCGCAGCGGCGGGGACCTGTACGAGCCCGTGCCTCCCGCGCTGACCTGA